A window of the Hevea brasiliensis isolate MT/VB/25A 57/8 chromosome 6, ASM3005281v1, whole genome shotgun sequence genome harbors these coding sequences:
- the LOC110664253 gene encoding uncharacterized protein LOC110664253 isoform X1 — protein MMADNVDSDACVGSKRRMTEIEESLLQQLQEPSTSISTQEQEVSKESSFTTSSAQEHQEIVQDIPSPSSSKKVKCSFIEPHGSSIIEENKGMLGCVGEDKVIPSDLVSWSFGCEGNSEDIARPVEMGVQVQETKNCIVGSVFGGEKSQGEIEGTINDVKTEKEEQLDSAKSEVGYLGAEEFDKHGASDTGDLNGIEVEMGSVIVEKKEHFVKEKTEAQTLLEAKKKQLLAKLDAGSIFEDKIHMEKVSAFDITAGILGGLKGIDESVRPSLKVEVIDDIALIETVPVPKTGNVGLKIAERNVKKNEKQEADRKKAKRPRRKGKDGKKILETSNEQNKMIQVRKAISIKNGEAQNGGQKNGDQIRKYSREEMEALRFVNIVDQRKLWRAIHTGLGDAVVKEYNDLAGLKRQKNICINFDPRQIFGRKEDVPGILGEVSSENCENELENTEDKAEHLNLLGPSRQSFGGEDICTFLEEEYDEDEDSDEDYASIHRPAFLVEGEPDFESGPPEDGLEYLRRVRWEAAHIPKVKVAKLDKSKVHNEQSVYMLQIPEIAKCPENLIPLKQWEDAFLADFSVLRMFLSRNESSSTEISCKLQYMAVDHEQNTSSPQPAECIILQNMSHRSSISDSSCNYPTLSAILAMDSVARVSALKKRINLAETMSTLSKHDCVWLFALCAAVDTPLDADTSAALRSLLRKCASLRAAKSELDDEVIMLNILATISGRYFGQSES, from the exons ATGATGGCTGACAATGTGGACTCTGATGCATGCGTTGGGTCCAAGAGGAGAATGACAGAGATCGAAGAAAGTCTCCTTCAGCAACTACAGGAACCCTCCACTTCTATCTCTACGCAAGAGCAAGAGGTTTCAAAAGAATCATCTTTCACTACTTCATCCGCGCAAGAACACCAAGAAATCGTGCAAGACATTCCCAGTCCCAGTTCCTCTAAGAAGGTTAAGTGCTCTTTCATTGAACCTCATGGCAGTAGTATTATTGAAGAGAATAAAGGAATGTTGGGTTGTGTTGGTGAAGATAAGGTCATTCCTAGTGATTTGGTTTCTTGGTCTTTTGGATGTGAAGGGAACAGTGAAGATATTGCCAGACCGGTTGAGATGGGCGTGCAGGTGCAAGAAACAAAGAATTGTATTGTGGGTTCTGTCTTTGGTGGTGAAAAAAGCCAAGGGGAGATTGAAGGGACTATCAACGATGTGAAGACGGAGAAAGAGGAACAGCTGGATTCTGCGAAAAGTGAAGTGGGTTACCTTGGAGCTGAAGAATTTGATAAACATGGAGCCTCAGACACAGGAGATTTAAACGGAATTGAAGTGGAAATGGGTTCTGTCATTGTAGAGAAAAAGGAGCATTTCGTGAAGGAAAAAACGGAAGCACAGACTTTGCTGGAAGCCAAAAAGAAGCAATTATTGGCAAAACTTGATGCTGGTTCAATCTTTGAAGACAAAATCCACATGGAAAAGGTTTCGGCTTTCGACATTACTGCAGGAATCTTGGGGGGTCTCAAAGGAATTGATGAGTCTGTTAGACCTTCCCTGAAGGTCGAAGTAATTGATGATATAGCATTGATTGAGACCGTTCCAGTCCCCAAAACTGGTAATGTTGGTTTAAAGATTGCAGAGAGGAATGTAAAGAAGAATGAGAAACAAGAAGCTGATAGAAAGAAGGCAAAGCGGCCACGAAGAAAGGGAAAGGATGGAAAAAAGATTTTGGAGACTAGTAATGAGCAAAACAAAATGATCCAAGTTCGCAAAGCCATAAGTATTAAAAATGGTGAAGCTCAAAACGGTGGTCAAAAGAATGGGGATCAAATAAGAAAATACTCTAGAGAGGAGATGGAGGCCCTGCGGTTTGTGAACATTGTAGACCAGAGAAAGTTGTGGAGAGCGATACACACTGGCCTTGGAGATGCTGTTGTAAAGGAGTATAATGACTTGGCAGGCTTAAAGCGTCAGAAGAACATTTGCATAAACTTTGATCCTCGACAGATCTTTGGAAGGAAGGAAGATGTCCCTGGAATTctcg GGGAAGTGTCTTCTGAAAATTGTGAAAATGAATTAGAGAACACTGAAGATAAGGCAGAACATTTAAACCTATTGGGTCCTTCTCGTCAGAGTTTTGGGGGTGAAGACATCTGCACATTTTTGGAAGAAGAGTATGATGAAGATGAGGACAGTGACGAAGATTATGCTAGCATCCATAGACCTGCTTTTCTTGTAGAAGGAGAACCAGATTTTGAATCAGGACCTCCAGAAGATGGTTTGGAATATCTTAGGCGTGTCAG GTGGGAAGCTGCTCATATTCCAAAAGTTAAAGTGGCCAAGCTTGATAAGAGTAAAGTTCATAACGAACAAAGTGTTTATATGCTCCAAATTCCTGAGATTGCCAAGTGCCCGGAAAATTTAATACCGTTGAAGCAATGGGAGGATGCATTTCTTGCTGATTTTTCAGTGTTACGGATG TTTTTATCACGCAATGAGTCTTCCAGCACTGAAATTTCGTGTAAACTGCAATACATGGCTGTTGATCATGAACAGAACACTTCCTCTCCTCAGCCTGCTGAAtgtattattcttcagaatatgtCTCATAGAAGTTCCATTAGTGATTCTTCATGCAACTACCCTACATTGTCAGCTATTTTAGCAATGGATTCTGTAGCACGAGTATCAGCGCTGAAGAAACGCATAAACCTGGCAGAAACCATGAGCACACTATCAAAACATGATTGTGTTTGGCTCTTTGCTTTATGTGCAGCAGTTGACACTCCACTAGATGCAGACACTAGTGCTGCTCTTCGAAGCCTCCTCCGTAAGTGTGCTAGCTTGCGAGCTGCAAAGTCTGAACTTGATGATGAGGTTATAATGCTGAATATTCTCGCCACCATTTCAGGCAGGTATTTTGGGCAGTCTGAAAGCTGA
- the LOC110664253 gene encoding uncharacterized protein LOC110664253 isoform X2: MMADNVDSDACVGSKRRMTEIEESLLQQLQEPSTSISTQEQEVSKESSFTTSSAQEHQEIVQDIPSPSSSKKVKCSFIEPHGSSIIEENKGMLGCVGEDKVIPSDLVSWSFGCEGNSEDIARPVEMGVQVQETKNCIVGSVFGGEKSQGEIEGTINDVKTEKEEQLDSAKSEVGYLGAEEFDKHGASDTGDLNGIEVEMGSVIVEKKEHFVKEKTEAQTLLEAKKKQLLAKLDAGSIFEDKIHMEKVSAFDITAGILGGLKGIDESVRPSLKVEVIDDIALIETVPVPKTGNVGLKIAERNVKKNEKQEADRKKAKRPRRKGKDGKKILETSNEQNKMIQVRKAISIKNGEAQNGGQKNGDQIRKYSREEMEALRFVNIVDQRKLWRAIHTGLGDAVVKEYNDLAGLKRQKNICINFDPRQIFGRKEDVPGILENTEDKAEHLNLLGPSRQSFGGEDICTFLEEEYDEDEDSDEDYASIHRPAFLVEGEPDFESGPPEDGLEYLRRVRWEAAHIPKVKVAKLDKSKVHNEQSVYMLQIPEIAKCPENLIPLKQWEDAFLADFSVLRMFLSRNESSSTEISCKLQYMAVDHEQNTSSPQPAECIILQNMSHRSSISDSSCNYPTLSAILAMDSVARVSALKKRINLAETMSTLSKHDCVWLFALCAAVDTPLDADTSAALRSLLRKCASLRAAKSELDDEVIMLNILATISGRYFGQSES, translated from the exons ATGATGGCTGACAATGTGGACTCTGATGCATGCGTTGGGTCCAAGAGGAGAATGACAGAGATCGAAGAAAGTCTCCTTCAGCAACTACAGGAACCCTCCACTTCTATCTCTACGCAAGAGCAAGAGGTTTCAAAAGAATCATCTTTCACTACTTCATCCGCGCAAGAACACCAAGAAATCGTGCAAGACATTCCCAGTCCCAGTTCCTCTAAGAAGGTTAAGTGCTCTTTCATTGAACCTCATGGCAGTAGTATTATTGAAGAGAATAAAGGAATGTTGGGTTGTGTTGGTGAAGATAAGGTCATTCCTAGTGATTTGGTTTCTTGGTCTTTTGGATGTGAAGGGAACAGTGAAGATATTGCCAGACCGGTTGAGATGGGCGTGCAGGTGCAAGAAACAAAGAATTGTATTGTGGGTTCTGTCTTTGGTGGTGAAAAAAGCCAAGGGGAGATTGAAGGGACTATCAACGATGTGAAGACGGAGAAAGAGGAACAGCTGGATTCTGCGAAAAGTGAAGTGGGTTACCTTGGAGCTGAAGAATTTGATAAACATGGAGCCTCAGACACAGGAGATTTAAACGGAATTGAAGTGGAAATGGGTTCTGTCATTGTAGAGAAAAAGGAGCATTTCGTGAAGGAAAAAACGGAAGCACAGACTTTGCTGGAAGCCAAAAAGAAGCAATTATTGGCAAAACTTGATGCTGGTTCAATCTTTGAAGACAAAATCCACATGGAAAAGGTTTCGGCTTTCGACATTACTGCAGGAATCTTGGGGGGTCTCAAAGGAATTGATGAGTCTGTTAGACCTTCCCTGAAGGTCGAAGTAATTGATGATATAGCATTGATTGAGACCGTTCCAGTCCCCAAAACTGGTAATGTTGGTTTAAAGATTGCAGAGAGGAATGTAAAGAAGAATGAGAAACAAGAAGCTGATAGAAAGAAGGCAAAGCGGCCACGAAGAAAGGGAAAGGATGGAAAAAAGATTTTGGAGACTAGTAATGAGCAAAACAAAATGATCCAAGTTCGCAAAGCCATAAGTATTAAAAATGGTGAAGCTCAAAACGGTGGTCAAAAGAATGGGGATCAAATAAGAAAATACTCTAGAGAGGAGATGGAGGCCCTGCGGTTTGTGAACATTGTAGACCAGAGAAAGTTGTGGAGAGCGATACACACTGGCCTTGGAGATGCTGTTGTAAAGGAGTATAATGACTTGGCAGGCTTAAAGCGTCAGAAGAACATTTGCATAAACTTTGATCCTCGACAGATCTTTGGAAGGAAGGAAGATGTCCCTGGAATTctcg AGAACACTGAAGATAAGGCAGAACATTTAAACCTATTGGGTCCTTCTCGTCAGAGTTTTGGGGGTGAAGACATCTGCACATTTTTGGAAGAAGAGTATGATGAAGATGAGGACAGTGACGAAGATTATGCTAGCATCCATAGACCTGCTTTTCTTGTAGAAGGAGAACCAGATTTTGAATCAGGACCTCCAGAAGATGGTTTGGAATATCTTAGGCGTGTCAG GTGGGAAGCTGCTCATATTCCAAAAGTTAAAGTGGCCAAGCTTGATAAGAGTAAAGTTCATAACGAACAAAGTGTTTATATGCTCCAAATTCCTGAGATTGCCAAGTGCCCGGAAAATTTAATACCGTTGAAGCAATGGGAGGATGCATTTCTTGCTGATTTTTCAGTGTTACGGATG TTTTTATCACGCAATGAGTCTTCCAGCACTGAAATTTCGTGTAAACTGCAATACATGGCTGTTGATCATGAACAGAACACTTCCTCTCCTCAGCCTGCTGAAtgtattattcttcagaatatgtCTCATAGAAGTTCCATTAGTGATTCTTCATGCAACTACCCTACATTGTCAGCTATTTTAGCAATGGATTCTGTAGCACGAGTATCAGCGCTGAAGAAACGCATAAACCTGGCAGAAACCATGAGCACACTATCAAAACATGATTGTGTTTGGCTCTTTGCTTTATGTGCAGCAGTTGACACTCCACTAGATGCAGACACTAGTGCTGCTCTTCGAAGCCTCCTCCGTAAGTGTGCTAGCTTGCGAGCTGCAAAGTCTGAACTTGATGATGAGGTTATAATGCTGAATATTCTCGCCACCATTTCAGGCAGGTATTTTGGGCAGTCTGAAAGCTGA